The DNA segment agtatcgagttttctaCCTGGTACACATagtggcaagccacggtactttatccagggaatctcgtatctcaTATCATTCAAATAcataagccatataaataattcaattataattcatcaacgtccacatcattctcaatcgcatctcattcatcatcatacatcaatcatattcaatccttatccttcattatcacacctcccattccgtccatcaatacttccaattcaaaacataattcattcttttctaaaacatgctcattttcttaataactctaaatcaaaccatataacctttgaatctaaatctttttaaataatcatataaaaaatctctaatttttataaaatttcggcaacatctcctctaaaattcggaCTTtaccacccttttcgggtccaaacctgcattcttttcaattcaacgTACCCTTCCTCATAATCATAACAGTCACCATAATAAATCTATCTCAGATCAACAATTATACTCATACaatattcaaatccaacaaccaaaattcaactaaggATCATAGTTCACAAATCCTAGGCTTTAAACACAAAATACCTCATTATCACAACAACCTCCACAATAGTTATAcctcaaatcaataattcaccAAATCACCAGTTAATCAACAAGCACCAAACTAACCATGTTCATCAACAGGATACTAAGTATTAAATATACCCATTCAAACCCAACAAAATACTAAGCCCAACCTCCACCAAAAATTCCAACATccacaatttcaagctccaattatttattttcaacctaatacacattcataacacatatatatctaatttaatactcaaaactcaaattcaatgaaattaaaataaaattatcgtatcctcaccttacccaagcttcacataagcaagGGTGAACGTTTTCCTCAAGCTAATTGaatcctaaaacatcaaagaACAAAGAAATTCAATACCTCCAGTTAATTTCCCAAAAATTGGGGAAGAAGAGGCTGAGAATAAAAGAATGAGTTACCTATAAAATTATTCTGGTAGAAACGTAGAGCTTGACGCGATGATCACGTGGCCGGACAGAGAAGTTACGGGAGTCGGAATTTCACCATAAGGGTTCGGGAATTTTTCCTTCCTTTCCTCCTCTGTTTATGTTCATTCAGCGTATCTTCTAatgaattggggaggagaaggGCTCAGCTTACTTAAATTAAATGTAGGGCCGGTTGGGCCCATGGGTCTTATTTGGGCCCAGTTCAATCGGCTCGGTCCGTTCGGTCTAATCTTGGACCGTTTTCttcgaaattagtgtcaaaatttttgtttcgatgagctctatcctaatttgatataatatttgcatttctaatcttctttattaaaaactaatttattgactaattatctactaatttaacCGGGGTTTACAGGTGGGAGTTCCGTACACTCGACCTATGTACAGGACGACCGACCTCTTGCACCATCGCCCATTCATGTTGCCATTCCAGTGGATGAGGTAGACGAGGGCGAGGAGGAGTCGGATGAGGATTACATGGCGGACAGTACGGACAGCGACTCGTCCGATGGTGGGGACGAGGATGAGTGTGTTCTGGAGACACCTGTTCAGACTGTAGCGCGCCATGTCCTACCTTCACCTCACCCAATTCTGGCACTATCGGCAGTGCCATCTCACTATCACAGTCTGGATCTGGACGCCATATATGAGAGGACTCCATTTTCTGACACTGGTGAAGAAGATTACAACCTAGACGGTGGTGTAGAGTTTTGGGTCGGCCACAGGTTTAGAAGCCGAGAGGCAGTGCTTCAGGGTTTGAAGAACTACAGTATTCATAGGAGTGTGAAGTACTGGGTGATTGAATCGGATCAGTTAAAGTACCATGTGCAGTGCCATCAAGCTAAGAATGGGTGTCAATCGAGCCTTCGTGTGGCCCTTCGGCAGAATCTCGGATACTGGTAAGCTCAACTTTACTTGTGCTTTTCAGTACTTCTGTACGATATATTAAGTAGATTTGGGACATGGCTAAAGCAATACTGTTTTGTTGAGTTCAGGGAGGTACGGAGGGTTGGTAGAGTGCACAGTTGTCTAGCACCCACCATGTCTCAAGACCATCATCAGTTAGACAGCAGTCTGATCTGCAAGGTCATCTTGCCGTTGATTCAGTCCAACCCCTCTGTGAGCATTCTGGTTTTGCAAGGTGCGATCTAGGCAAGCTATCACTTCAAATTATCCTACAGAAAGGTGTGGATGGACAAGCAGAAGACAATCGCACAAATATACGGTGATTGAAAAGAGTTGTACAATAAGGTGCCGAAGCTGCTTCAGGCACTACAGAGCTATTTTCCTGGTACCATTTGTGATCTACGCGTCAAACCGTTCTACGATGGACACCTCTTGGTACGCGACTACCAATGTTGTCAAACTCTCGAGTTAACTTGTAAACTCATACGAGTTTACGAGTTTAGATATAGAATCGAGTTGACTCGGGCATAGACTCTATCCTGAGTAAACTCGGCTAGACTCAGTCAAACTCGGACAAACTCGTGAGTCTAGGACCGAGTTAGCGAGTTTGTAgttttcttcatttttgctCAAAAAGCGTCATTTTGAAAACTTGCCGACTGCAGTATGTTCGACAAGGTATTTTGGGCTTTCCCGTCATGTGTCGAGGCCTTCAAGCATTGCAAGCCCTTTGTATCTGTAGACGGCACGCATCTGTATGGTAGGTACAGTGGAGTGTTGCTTATTGCGGTGGCGCAAGATGGGAATAGCAACATCTTGCCTATTGCTTTTGTCATTGTGGTGTCCGAGAGCATCGAGTCATGGTCGTTCTTTCTTACTAATATGAGATTCCACGTCACCCCACAAGAGGGCCTGCTAGTTATCTCCGACAGATCTCAGGCGATCAAGGCCGTGTTAAGCTCCGATGATAGTGGTTGGCATCCCCCAAGAGCCTTCCATGCTTACTGCATCAGACACATGGCTGCGAATTTCATGACTCGGTTCAAGTCAGCCGAGGGCATGAGATACCTCATTAACGCTACTTATAGTCTAAGTAAGGCTGGGTACGAGTGGTACATGGATGCCTTGAGATGAGTCTCCTCGTCGATGGTGGACTGGACAGGTCATTTCAGGAAGGAGATTTAGCTACAACATTGCGACAGCGGGCAGCGGTTTGGTCACATGACCACAAATCTGTCCGAGTGCATCAATGTAGTGTTGAAGGGGACCCGATACTTTTCGATTTCTGCCATTGTATGCATCACGTACGAAAGATTGCAGAAGTTATTTGTGATGAATGGCAGAGAGGCGCAGTCACAGCTGGTAGCTAGATGTCGCTTCTCGTAGAGACTCTTGGCCGCCATTGAGAACAACAGAGAAGGGATACCAAAGATGCGTGTCACTCATTATGATAGGCAGGCCTCTGTATTTGTTGTGGAAGAGCTAGAGCCGTTCGAGGGATGGGAGGGAGGTTCCTTCCATGTTTGGCTATCAGACGGTACGTGTGATTGTGGCTTATTTCAATCTCTCCACTATCTGTGCCGCCACACACTAGCCGGGTGCGCCACCGCTAGCATTGAGTGGGTCTCATATGTGCATCTAGTGTACAAACAGGAAGCTGTGTTCAAGGTGTATGAGATGGAGTTTTCCCCTATCCCTGACGAGTCGTTGTGGGTGGAGTTGAATAGGACGATGTTGCGTCCTAATCCAGTCATGCGTCGGAAGGTGACTAGAAGGCCCGTGTCCACCAGGTTCTAGAATGATATGGATGAGATCGAGTGACATGAGAAGCGGTGtggcctctataggcaagtcgGTCATTCAAGAAGGGGATGTCCTAATCAACCCACGGGAGATGCCTAGGTCGTACAATGCTTCTAGATTTACTGTAGTTGGCATATGTTGGTTTTTTTTCGTAGTGTGATATTTTATGTTCTAGTAATTTTGGAGGTGTAATATTTTAACTTCGATTGcaatattttatgatttagtTGTACTTTATGATAGGGTTGTATTTTCTACACTATGACAGTAAGGTATACAGAAATACTCATAAGAAAGCACACCATCATAAATAACAATATACATAACTACAATCCAACTAAAGTACAATCCAACTAAAATACAAAAGTACATACATAACCTCAATCCAACTAAAGTAGAATACAATAAAAACAGCTCCAATCCAGATATGCAATCATCATCGGTGGTGGGGATCCTGGTAGTGGCGCCTGTGCCCGGTGCCACATGGCGGAGAGCTCTCCAG comes from the Arachis duranensis cultivar V14167 chromosome 7, aradu.V14167.gnm2.J7QH, whole genome shotgun sequence genome and includes:
- the LOC107457673 gene encoding uncharacterized protein LOC107457673: MRVTHYDRQASVFVVEELEPFEGWEGGSFHVWLSDGTCDCGLFQSLHYLCRHTLAGCATASIEWVSYVHLVYKQEAVFKVYEMEFSPIPDESLWVELNRTMLRPNPVMRRKVTRRPVSTRF